A stretch of DNA from bacterium:
ATGGAACACCGTCCTCCATTCAATTACAGCAGGCACCAATGCAGATAGCAACAGTCGTGCCATACTTTAATATACGTGTTTTCAACAAGTTATATGGCTTACAGAGGAGAGCGGCCTTGAAATCTGAAAAGCCGGAACGGGCGCGATTTTGCATAATGCAAGGCACGTGTTCATGAAAAGCAAGATCAGACTCCGTAGGTTTTCCTCCTGCGCCAGAGCGTCGCCTGGTCGATGCCCAGAACATCCGCTGCTTCTTGGAGCGAAGAGGTGTTGGCCATGACTCTTCTGATGTGCAGCTCTTCAATGGTGGACAAAGGCACCCTGTCGCCAATGGCGGGGGTACCGGCAGCGGGAACCATATTGTCGGGAAGATCGTCTTTTCCGATCCGTTCACCGC
This window harbors:
- a CDS encoding sigma-54-dependent Fis family transcriptional regulator, whose product is GERIGKDDLPDNMVPAAGTPAIGDRVPLSTIEELHIRRVMANTSSLQEAADVLGIDQATLWRRRKTYGV